Sequence from the Triplophysa rosa linkage group LG22, Trosa_1v2, whole genome shotgun sequence genome:
GTGTTTCTGTTATACCGCCAGTCGGAACGATTGTGGTATCCAGGTCCATCAGGGTAATAGCGCCTGTCCTCTTCTGCGGAAACATCATAGCCATACCCGTACCTAGGCCTGCCTAGAGAGCCCAGCCCGTACCCAATGGCAGCTCCTCCGAGAGCTCCTGCGGCCGCAGCACCTGCCAGTTTCAGCCCCTGCCTCGATGATCCCTTGGACTGGGATGGTGGTGCTTTGGCGCCCAGGCCCACTCCTTTTCCCCTGCTGCCAAACCCCCCTCCACGTTTGCAGTGGGCCCAGGGACACAATGATGCGACCAGTAACATCCACACCCAAATGATCAATAGCTTTTGGTTTGTCATGCTCTGCGCTTCCCTTTGAAAGAAAATTCAAAAGACAAAATGATTATATAGAcagtttgtattgtattgtattgtattgtaatatattaaataacaatatattattattatatactatattattattagaaTATTATTTACTAATATTGTTTTTGAGGCAAGTCTGTTGTTGTTTAAGTCAAGTTTATCgtaagtttatttaaattaaaatgaaagatttcaataaaaatattgcACAACTATAATGCATATTCCATATGTATTCATATTCTGTATTTCTATGCATTATTTTCcagaaaaaagtgaaaattgaCCAGTATCAGAATTCATTCAGTCATTCACACGAAGGTTTAAAGATCTCTTAGTTAATAGACAATTCTAGCGAGAGACACATGCATCTAAATCCCAATACACGCACTATTGAACACGCTGACCAAAGCAAACATGTTGACATACTGATCACTGGAACTGAGTCAAGTCCACCAGGTAAATTACTGACATGCAGTGACCCACTTGTTACACCCAAGTTATCTATTTATTGCattacatatatacacattacaGTTATCCATGTTGCTGATgtaattttaatcattttaaacatattacTGTCATCCTCATATCACCAGATCTACAGGATAATTCTTTGTAACCCAAATGCGTCTTTATTAAATTCCATTTGATAGATTAAATACAAGTACTATGACATTTATTATCTGTCTCAATGTTAAAATACAAGCAAGACAAAGCATCTTACaaagcacacaaaaaacaaaagcatcTTACCTGGCACTAGTGCTGATCACTGGCTTGTGTACCGTGTTTGATGAACTGCTCAACCTCAGCATGAGAAGCTGCTCTGATGTGGTAAACAACCACCTTATGGAACTGTCACTCACTCAACAGGAGCCAATGAGCAATCAGGGATGCTAAGTAGCCCCACCCCATCTGAAAACAAAGCATGACAGAGGAAGAATTGCAGCCTGGTACTAGTGTGTTTTTCTGGTCTCAGCTCATTTAAAGTGATTTCTATCGCAAGTTACATCTGTAATTAAGTTCACATTGTATATTTACACTGTATTTTCCCTTTATGCCCATTATGTTTGATCATTAATCTATGTGAGTTGTTATGGTAACAGATCCatatggaaaaataaaaaagatgagaTTACAGTTCTTTGTTTCCCACTTGTAAAAGatgatttataattatttttattgcagTCTGTATTAACAAATCCTAAAAGGAAggactgttatttttattgcttCAGTTAATGACTATCTACTGTATACAGACCCATGGGACCCATTCAGCTACAGACAGATCTCAAAACTAGAAACACATTACATTGACTGTGTAACATTAGAAACAACCACAGAGGccaataacattttattagaTAACAATGAGTGTGCAAGCTCAAACAAATGTGTTAGAATTTCATTTATTATCAAAACAGTTCATGCAAAcatacactttattataaatgtatttattaaattacaaatataaaccatttgtATCaccaataaacatttattacaaagtagctgcaataaaatacattacaaaaGTCTAATTTCACACATTTGTTCACATGGTGGGGGTTCAAAATTCAACCAAATTCAATCCTGTAAATAGCTACTCTggtttagaaaaataaaataattgtcaaAAAATATAGCAAATGTGTGCATAAAAGttccatttcattttatttgaccGTTCTGAATAGGAGCTTATTAAGAAAAAGACACGACACCTTCAGCAAATGTTGTATTATGAATATATAGTGAcctataaaaaaagaaaaaaggctCCTGAGAAAGCTTCACTGTTGGAGCTTTAAAGTCGACCTTCTGGTGAGTGACTCGTGCATGGAGAAAAAGTGCACTGACACCATGTCATCAGCAACGTCAAGTATCAGCTAAAGAACGCATGTATTTCTTGATGATGTGACGCATTTCAGCATACCTGAAGCACCATCAAATAAAAGGCAAACAGAAAGGTGATcagaacacacaaatacacaacctGGTAGAACATCACGAACTAGCAACAAACTAGGCTATTAAAGTGGTCAAGCTGGTTGACTAGTTAATTATTATCTTGGACCAGTTTAAGCTGAAATGTTCTTGTAAAGATCAGTACCTCCTCTTTAACTTCTGCATCTCTCTTTCCTCCTCCTCTTGCAGTTTGGTGACGAAACCTTGCAGAACAGGAAGCTCAAATTTGATGTATTGTGCCACCTTCAGGACAACATAGCGTAATTACACCAAATATAGCCTTTTGTAAAATTTTCACTTTGTACTAGCTGTGACATCTGTTCACTTACATCATATGTAACCTCTTCCACCTGATCCATTTCCATTAGGAAGATTTTGCTGACCTGCTCACACGGCCCTTGCAAAACTCTGACTGCCAATGGATGGTCATTAGGTTTTAACTGATGTCTCTCTGTGTACAGacataaatataatacaaatacccGAGTCGTGTAGTATTTCATAGGTGTGATtgtgaatatatatttaaagaccccttgtggtgaaaatcaagtttttaatgttgtttatatgtttatgtggtgtttttattgtgctttaagaCAATCCATGTgcaaatgtataattttaaacCATTGCTGAGTATTTTCTTCATAGAACTGCAGTAATGACGTCATAAACCTTTAACCAATCACATCAACTCATTTGACCCTGTGGATCAGCAGTTTGAAGCATAAATATGCAAAGATGCCGCATGGATTTGCGATAAAATGATCACTGAACTGTTGTGTGGAGGCggggctaatttgcatattcatgtctCTGCTTATACTTAAGGAAGCTGAGGTGGAGAGTAacattcaagctattttaagacaggaaaaattactttccctttaaatatgtcattttgaATAAATTGGTCAATgataattttttaattagtttaaaTTTTCGACCACACGGGGACTTATTTGTGCATGGACGTACCTCCGCTAGTGTGGACAAGATAAAGGCTAAATTCGTCCGGGCTGTTCTCAATCTTGAATTTGTTAAGTAACACTCGCATCACCTGTGCCGTCGTCATACAGCTGTTGATGCGCACGTTGGTGACAGAGCCAAATGCCGGGGTAAAAACTGCCGTCTGTTTTGAAAGAAACATGGTTTTGACCAACATAAAAGCAACAGTGTGTTGACagtacatacacattaataagCAAAGTATAATGTCCTACCTTGTGGTTATAGAAGTGCCCATTAAATGAGCATCGGTGATGTCGCTTCACCCTCCTGATTCCTAGTCTCCGCCCACTAATTCTCCGACCACCAGCGTCACTCCAGGTCCTGACGACTCGATCGGAGTGTGTCGACTCCTCAGCtgtcagatttatttatttagcagacgctttaataCAAAACGACTTTAAAAAGAGAACTTATCATTTtgtcaatacatttttttcagataTGAATTTATTAAAgccaagaaaattattttttattattaatgctGATTATATGTCAAATTTTATTCATGCAAATTATTTcgcataaatgtatttatgcGAATACAAATGCACATTCACCTGCCTCTTCACCCGAGCTGCCTTTTGATTGGTCGTCTGCTGCTGTAATCTCAATGGATGTAGACGCCTGATTTGTTTCTTCATTTCTAAGGCAAGAGGGTTAAACATTCATTGAAGGAATTTACTGAATCAAAtcaatttaaatcatttaaaaaaccaACAAGTAGCACATTTACATGTTCGTCCTCTAGAGTTTtagaaaccaaaacaaaaaacaaaacaaattgtcACAGACAATTAAAAGCCCTTTGTGCAATACAGTTTTATACCACTTTCTACATTTTAGCAGGTTAGTGTTACGTTACGTTatggcaaataaataaaaaatgtatatgatgCAATTTCTGACTCCACTGTGGTGACGTCATCAATCGATGATGTTAATGAGGGGCGTGGCCTGCCTGCCTCCTTCTCATCTTGCATTTGCAGTCTGATTGGCCGCCGCACACCCCAAAAAACGTTGAGCAACCCTTCTATTATCAATTCTCCTTCCTCCTGTATAAACCAAACAATACTTTCAGTCATTTGCTGTTTGACACCACCAGTTATTCTGTTGGAGGTTATTATATAAACTAACCTCTCTGTGTCTCAGCTGGAGAGCTTGTCCCTCATAGTAAAGGTTATACGTTTTAAGGTGGGAGAGAATAGTGCACCTGTGACCAATAAGTAAATGTCAGGTTTACGAAATGCACAGCTACGTATTATAGTTGTGTATAGCTGCCCCATACTTACTTGCTTACACATTTGTTTTCTCCAATCTGCACCTCGTCTGTATCCACACTGTCCATATTGGGTAGGTGGGGAAGCTTTATGAAGGTCTGAGAATAATGGATAAGTGAGAATCTTGTGACTTTTAGCATGAGAATCACAGAAAGGCTCCAGGCAAGATTCTCATGATGCacatatgcttttaaaatacACTGAAGTCTTACAAAGCCTGTAAAGTGTAATAGTAGTGTGTAATGCTAAATAGTCCATGAATTCCTCTGACATATTcatcttttaaaaagtaaaacagtAATGAACAAGAAACTTTAAATTCCTCATATTATCCACATTATGAGTTCGTTTTGTTGTTAAACCTTCAAAGATCTTTGCTATAGAACCTGATGCTGAAGATGCCGGAGCAGGTGACTTACCGTCCAAGCAGCATATGAGAGAGTCCAGTAATGCAATTGAAACCAAGTTAGACTCCACCACAGATTTGAAAAAGTAGAACTCTAAAAACTCAATTCATCAAGCAAAAAGTGAAGAAGTCTTCAGGCTGGCTCAGCTGATCCCCATAAAAACAGCTGTGGAACGCATGTGTCTTTGACAAGCTAAACTACCCATTTGCCCCTCCCTGCCAGATTCTTCCTCATTGCAACCGTTGACACAGGAAGTCAGAGCTATTTTCACTCGAGTTTAGACTTCCTCCCACATGCAGCAGATGCACACACACTGCCCTCAGTCACAATTCAGCATGAGGACACCAAGATAATATAATTACGAACACAGACAACCAGTTATGTGGTCCAGACAAGAAGTTCAGAGTTACCAAACACATTAAAAGGCCTACAGAATATCCATGAGTGAGATGTTCACACCTGCATTGTGAATACACTACAGTCAAAAGTTTGAGGTCATCTTCTTATTTCTTATAAAATGTTCTTAAATTTTAGGATGATAATAATTTCATAGCAACTTCAATAACAAAACTTAACGAATTATGCTGTGaattaaacaaattattttaacattgatttatttttataaaaatgtaactttatttTATCAACTAGCTTCTTGAGGTATCACCTTAAGATGCTTTTGACTGCATACATCAgttcagattaaaagatttaaagatCGTGAGAAATAGTTTAgtcaataaacatttaaatcataaatgtaTATGACAACAAGTtttggtaaaaataaaataatgtaaataaataaatataaaaactactagcctactactactaataaaaaaactaagaaaTTATCATGatgtaatgttttgttattttataccaCAATGATGTTATTAATGACTGTGACCTGAAGTGCTCCAGTTTGGTTTTTCTTCTAGTTTTTACAAAGTTCAACCTATTTTGTGTGTATAGCCTGTGTGCATGGTGTTTTCCCCTCAAAATACAATGCATTAATTTTGTTGTGTCACAAAATTTCTTATAACATGTTCTGAGGGCACAGTTTTTAAAAAAGCCTGCTGTGTTAGATtgacatttttctttgtgtttgcgGAAATAAGGTGACCCAGAAAAAGAGGAACTTTTATAATAGGTTGTGATGAGAATAAAAGACATTGCGTTTTTTCCAAACAGAAGGTGACAGCCCCCACAGTTTGACTCCTAGCCAGCAGAGAGATGAATCAAATAGGTGACAAAAGTGTCTTGCTCAGGTGGATGAAAATTAGGACCAGTGAATATCGTTTACATTGTTTCAAACATAAGGCATTTTTGAGAACTACATTGCCATCTTGTGGCATCAAAAATAAATGCAACTCAAATCATGATCTTTTAGTCATAGTAAAACTACGTTTTTAGACTTAAGCACTTAAGCATTGAGCACAGATGTCATACAAATTTTAAAACGTTTGTTACTACAGCAATGCACATCGATAACCATGCTTTTtagaaaatataaagtaaacaaacaatgtGTACCACATTTACCACAAATGCTTCGTAAAGTTCCACATAGCATATGGATCATtcacaaatatctttatttccTAGAATAAATGTTCAGATTCTGAGCAGACATGCAAAATCTCAATTAGGCCTACCTAATCATAGGCTACATCCATTTTAATAATATagctatactgtacataaatgcattttgaaCCTGTTTAAAAATACGTCGACATACTGGCAGATGTCTCACATTCTGTATTATTGTCACATTCAatacaatcaaagttgtatgcacatgcttcaaaacagaagtgtttctACAAACGTCCCTGTGCAGCAGTTGAGGAATAATAGAGAGATGCTGACATCCGATGTGGAAAAAGAAACAAGGATCATTTCAAGACTTCACGCTGGGTTTTAGATGACATTCTCAAACAGCTGCATGGAGCTCATAATGTTTTCATCCTATTGAAATGACGTGTAAAGAGAAGTGTGTCAGTCATAGATCGAAACAGTTTAATGTGAGACAGATCTAAACACGCCTGGCTGTGGCtgttaataaaattaaacacaaatgctTGCGTAATGCGATCGTTTATCGCTGATGTCAGCACGTGCATAAACGAATCAATTAACTTATCGCTATTTTAATTCATCATCATGAACCAAACACTGATTACCAGAAATGATTCATTTTGGTGTTGCGTCCCAAAACAAACACGGAAATAATCACGTATTCATTACAGCCAATCATCATGAACTGAAATCTTAATTCTAAGATAACAGTTAAGGATATATCTCATTGATACAACGCTTTGGCGGGCTCGGAATGATTTTGTAAAAGGAGCAAGTGTTTTCAATAAAGGTTGCTATTCAAACAGGTAAAATTcatccactgtaaaaaatgcCCGCGATATTAACAGAGAAATTCTGTAGTTTTCACGGAAAAAAACGGTTGTCAGAAAACGTCcgtaaaaatacagaaaatgacTGTAAATTTGTCTGTAAAATTAACAGCGAAATTCCACAGTTTTTACGGAAAAATCCTGTACAAAAAGGACgtgaaattaaaattctgtagtTTTCACGGAAAAAAAACTGTTGTcagaaaaacactgtaaaattcTGTGGGAAATTAACAGTGAAACTCCACAAACACTATTACCACCTTCACTTACAGACACCAC
This genomic interval carries:
- the rassf2b gene encoding ras association domain-containing protein 2b — its product is MRRRNEETNQASTSIEITAADDQSKGSSGEEAAEESTHSDRVVRTWSDAGGRRISGRRLGIRRVKRHHRCSFNGHFYNHKTAVFTPAFGSVTNVRINSCMTTAQVMRVLLNKFKIENSPDEFSLYLVHTSGERHQLKPNDHPLAVRVLQGPCEQVSKIFLMEMDQVEEVTYDVAQYIKFELPVLQGFVTKLQEEEEREMQKLKRRYAEMRHIIKKYMRSLADT
- the sprn2 gene encoding shadow of prion protein 2; the protein is MLRLSSSSNTVHKPVISTSAREAQSMTNQKLLIIWVWMLLVASLCPWAHCKRGGGFGSRGKGVGLGAKAPPSQSKGSSRQGLKLAGAAAAGALGGAAIGYGLGSLGRPRYGYGYDVSAEEDRRYYPDGPGYHNRSDWRYNRNTAGSKHMTSILISLGTVTHIFMWN